The nucleotide sequence GCCGGAAATACCGATGGCGATGTACAGTTCAGGCGCAACCACCTTGCCGGTCTGGCCGACCTGCCAGTCGTTCGGCGCATAGCCTGCGTCTACCGCGGCGCGCGAAGCGCCGACGCCGGCGCCCAGCTTGTCCGCCAGCGGCTCGATGTACTTGGTGAAGTTCTCACGGCTCTGCATGGCACGGCCACCGGAGACGATGATCTTCGCCGAGGTCAGTTCCGGACGATCGCTCTTGGCGACTTCCTCGCCGACGAAGCTCGACAGCGCCGGATCGGCCGCAGCCGCGGCGTTCTCGACCGACGCGCTGCCGCCGTCGCCGGCCGCGGCGAACGTCGAGGTCCGCACGGTGATGACCTTCTTGGCGTCCTTGGACTTCACGGTCTGGATCGCGTTGCCGGCGTAGATCGGCCGCTCGAACGTGTCAGGCGAAACCACCTTGATGATTTCGGAGATCTGCATCACGTCGAGTAGTGCTGCGACGCGCGGCATCACGTTCTTGAAACGCGAGGTCGCAGGCGCGACGAACGCGTCATACGATCCAGCCAGCGAGACGATCAGCGCAGCCAGCGGCTCGGCCAGATCGTGTTCCAGGCTGGCGTTTTCCGCGAGCAGAACCTTGGTGACGCCCGTGAGCTTCGAGGCAGCTTCGGCGGCAGCCTTGGTGCCCTCACCGCCACCGGCGACGAGAACGTGGACCTCGGCGCCGAGCGCGACAGCCGCGGTCAGGGCCTTGTTGGTGGAATCCTTCAGGGTGGCGTGGTCGTGTTCAGCAATCAGCAGCGTGGCCATCAGAGCGCCCCTACTTCCTTAAGTTTCGACACCAGTTCGGCGACGTCCTTGACCTTGACGCCCGCCTTGCGGCCCGGAGGCTCGGTGGTCTTGAGAACTTCGAGACGCGGCGAAAGATCGACGCCGAAGCTGTCAGCGGTCTTTTCGTCGATCGGCTTCTTCTTCGCCTTCATGATGTTGGGAAGGCTTGCATAGCGCGGCTCGTTGAGACGCAGGTCGGTGGTGACGATCGCCGGTCCCTTGACCTTCACCGTCTGCAGGCCGCCGTCGACTTCGCGGGTGACCTTGAAGTCCGATCCGTCGACTTCAAGCTTGGACGCGAACGTCGCCTGCGACCAGCCGAGCAGCGCGGCCAGCATCTGGCCGGTCTGGTTGCTGTCGTCATCGATCGCCTGCTTGCCGAGGATCACGAGACCTGGCTTTTCCTCGTCCACGATGGCCTTCAGGATCTTGGCGACGCCGAGCGGCTCGACAGTGCCTTCAGCCTTTACGAGGATGCCGCGATCGGCGCCCATGGCGAGGCCGGTGCGGATCGTCTCCGACGCCTGCGCGGGTCCGATCGACACCACCACAACCTCGGTCGCCTTGCCGGCCTCTTTCAGGCGCAGGGCTTCCTCGACAGCGATTTCGTCGAACGGATTCATCGACATCTTGACGTTGGCGAGCTCAACGCCCGTCCCGTCGCTCTTGACGCGAACCTTGACGTTGAAGTCAACGACGCGCTTAACCGGCACCAGAACCTTCATCGGTTCCCTTTCGTCCTGAAATGGGTTGATCACATCCACTCTAAAGCGGTTGGGCGCGGAACCTAATGGTCCCGCCAATCCGGGTCAACGCGCGAAAACTAGAAATACAGGAAGGTATACCTAATACGCGCGATCACCGGTTTTGACCCGGCACCCAAAGCACGTCGCGGGCGCCATTGTCATTGACCGACCGGCCGGCCACGAAAAGAAAATCCGACAGCCGGTTCAGATACTGCAGGGCTGCATCGCTCACCGGCTCGTCCGGCTGGGATGCCAGTTCCACCACCATCCGTTCCGCGCGGCGACAGACGGTTCTCGCCATGTGCAGATAGGCCGCAGCTGGTGTTCCGCCAGGCAAAATAAACGAGTTCAGCGGCGCCAGATCGGCATTGAGCGCGTCGATATCCTGCTCAAGGCGTTCAACCTGCGTGGTCAGCACGCGCAGCCGCTCGGCCTTGCCCTCCCGCTGCGGCACGGCCAGATCGGCGCCGAGATCGAACAGATCGTTCTGCACCCGACCGAGCATCGCATCGATGGCCGGGGCCTGCGCCAGATGAAGGCGGGCCACGCCGATCACGGCGTTGGTTTCATCGACGGTTCCATAGGCACTGACGCGAAGATCGTATTTCGGGCGGCGTTCGCCGCTGCCGAGCGCCGTGGTGCCGTCGTCGCCGGTGCGGGTGTAAATCCGGTTGAGAATGACCATCGCGTCGATCCATTTGCCAGTCGGAGTGGCGGTTGAAATCCAGTCTGCCTCGTCAATCAGCTCTTACCAAGCGCCCAGACGGCAAGCATGGCAATCACGATGGCGATGAACTGAAGCAATACGCGCAGCCGCATCAATCGCTGCGAAGTGTTGGGCGAGCCGCCGCGCATCATGTTGAACAGGCCGAGCATCAGCACGATGGTGACCGCGGCCAATGCGATGGGAAGGGCAATGCTTGAGAGGAACGATGTCATGGGGGGTAGATAACACCGCCGACGGCATCGCGCCATCGCCTGTCTAAAAATGCGGGAGAGAACCTTTTGGCTCCTCAACCGTACATGACTTTAGGTGCCCGGCGCGGTACATCTTAAAGGCGATAAATCAGGGTGAAACGTGAGGCTGATCCGAGACGCTTTCAATATCGCACTCGATGCGTTCTACACGTTCCTGGCCGATGACGGCTGGGCGATCGCGAGCCACATCGCTTTATCGGCGCTGATGGCGCTGTTTCCCTTCCTGATCGTCATTACCGCTCTTGCCGGCGTCTTCGGCTCCAAGGACCTTGCCGACCGGGCCGCCGAGATGATGCTGGACACCTGGCCCTCGCAGGTCGCCGACGCGTTGTCCGGCGAAATCCACAATGTACTGACCCAGTCGCATGGGGGCACGCTGACCATCGGCCTCGTGCTCGCGATATACTTCGCATCGAACGGAGTCGAAAGCCTGCGCGTCGGCCTCAACCGTTCCTATAGCGTGGTCGAACAGCGCAGCTGGTACTGGCTTCGCCTTGAATCGATCGGCTACACCATGGTCGCTGCCGTGATGTCGCTGGCCATGGCGTTCCTGATCGTGCTCGGCCCGCTCATTCTGGCGACAGCCCGGCGCTATATCCCGCTACTGGTCGAACCCAATGAAAACCTTCTCAATATCCTGCGCTACGGCCTCACGATCTTCGCCCTCGTTGCAGCGCTGATCATTCTGCACAAGTGGCTGCCCGCAGGCACACGCAAGCTGCGCGAGATCATGCCGGGTATCGTGGTCACAATGCTCGCTTCGCTGGTGTCCGGCGTGATGTTCGGAAAATATCTCGAGCGCTTCGCCAGTAATTACGTCACGACCTATGCCGGCCTTGCATCGGTGATGATCGCGCTGGTGTTTCTGTATTTCATCGCCGCGATTTTCATCTACGGCGGCGAACTCAATGCGTCGATCGTCAAGTGGCAGAAATCTAAGGCCGCTTCGCGTGAAGAAGAGCGGTCGCCAGCGCGCGCGGGCTGACCGGCTTGGTCAGGAACGCATCTGCGCCCGCGGCGCGCGAGGCGTCCTCATCTTCAGCGCGGCCCGACACTCCGATGATGGCGATGCGTCCGTGCGGCCCTTCGAGCGCGCGGACACGGCGGATTGCTTCAACGCCGTCGATGCCCGGAAGCACCATGTCCATCAGCACCGCATCGAAGTCGCCTTGCGCGATCCGCTCCGGCGCCGCTTCGCCGCGTCCGATGAATTCGGCCTGATGGCCGAGTTCGGTCAAAATGGCGTTGAGCACGACGCGGCCGAACGGATTGTCCTCGATGCTGAGAATGCGAAGGCCTTGCGACGCACGCGGCGGCATGTCCGATCCCGGCGCAGCCGTTAGCTCCTTGGCCCGCTTCACCGCAACGGTCAGCACGAACGTCATCCCGCCGCCACTGCGCTGGGTCGCAGTGATGTCGCCCCCCATCGCGCGGGCCAGTTGCTTGACCGACGACAATCCGAGGCCCGCACCGCCGAAGCGGGAGGCAATGCTGACATTGGCCTGCGAGAACGGCTTGAACAGCCGCCTGATCTCGGCGAGCGAAAGACCGATACCGCTGTCGGACACCGCAAAGGCGATGCTCAGCCTGTCGCCCGCGCCGGCTTTGACCGAAACGTCGAGGGCCACCGTGCCCTGCTGCGTGAACTTGACCGCGTTATCGATCAGGTTCTCGAGCGCCGCACGCAGGCGCACCGGGTCGCCGATCACGAAAACCGGCAGTTTCGCGGCGATCTCAACCTGCGATCGCAGGCCCTTCGCGGCGGCGCGGCCGGCCAGCGAATCCCCGATCGCCTGTGACAGCGCCTGAAGATCGAAGAAATCCTGACGCACCGCGAGCCCGGCGGTATCATGGCGCGCGGCATCGACAAACAGCGTGGCCAGCGCCGCCAGATGCTCCGCGCCGACCTTGATCGTATCCACCCAGCGCCGCTCCCGCTCGCCGAGTTCGGACGTCGCCAGCAGCGAACTGATCGCCAGAATACCGGTCAGCGGCGTGCGGACCTCGTGGGCGAACGCGGCCAGCGCGGCCTCGACGATACGCGATTCCAGATCCGGCCGTTTGGCCCGCCGCTTTGCGGGGGGCTTGGCGACAGCCTTTTTCAAGCTGATCTTTTTTGAGGCGGCCTTTTTTGCACGCGCCTTTTTCGCCACGCGCGGCTTTCGCGCTGGCGTTTTTGCACCGTCTTTGCCGCGCGTTTTCAGGCTGCGCTTGACGCGCGATTTCGCCGCCATGATTCCCCACCCATCCGGCGTCTAACATGCCATGCCGAAGGCGCGGGAGTCACGCCACGGCAGGTTTAAGACGGGTTAATACCAACAAGACGCCGCACTTCGGCCAGCGTTGTCCCGCCGGCCCGCAAGTCCTGCAGCGCCGTGGACCGCGTCGATTTCGACAGCTTCTGCCCGGCTTCGTCCAGCACGAGGGCATGATGGTGGTAAACCGGCTGCGGCAATCCGAGCAACTCCTGCAGCAGGCGGTGCACGCCGGTCGCCCAGAACAGGTCCTGGCCCCGCACAATATGGGTCACGCCCTGCAGGGCGTCGTCGATGACCACCGCCAGATGATAGCTCGTCGGCGTGTCCTTCCGGGCCAGGATGACGTCGCCCCATTGTTCGGGCCGCGCCGGAACGTCGCCGGTTTCGCCATCCGGACCCGCCCCCTGCTCCCTCCATGACAGGACGCCGGTGGTGCGTGCGACCGCCGCAGTCATATCGAGCCGCAGGGCATAGGGCACTTCCGCGCGAATTCTCTGCGCGCGTTCCACTTCCGTGAGTTGCCTGCCGATGCCGGGATAGACCGGAGCGCCATCGGGATCGCGCGGCCACGCACCCGTCCGCTCCTTCTCGCCGACCATCCGGGCGATCTCCGCTCGGCTCTCGAACGCGGGATAAATCAGACCGTCACGCGCGAGCCGGTCAACCGCCTCCCGGTAAAGTTCAAGATGTTCCGACTGTCGCCGCACCGGTTCTTCCCACGCGATGCCAAGCCACGCGAGATCCTCGTAAATCGCTTGCTCATACTCAGGCCGGCAGCGGGTGGCGTCGATGTCCTCGATGCGCAGCAACAAGCGCCCGCCACTCTGCCGGGCGAGATCGAAATTCAGCAGCGCCGAGCGCGCGTGTCCGAGATGGAGAAATCCATTCGGGCTTGGCGCGAAACGGAAAACGGGTGGCGGCATGGTTCGATCCTGTTCGACGCATGCTGCTAGTACAACAATTGCACTCGCGTCCGATTCCCTTCATGCTCGTGATCCGGTTCTGACCTTCGTACTGTATCCTTCGCAAGCACTTTTACGAAGGTCAGAACCAAAGGGATCACGAGAATCATAGTTTGCGAGTGTCCTTTCGTACCCGACGTTTGCTCGAGAGGCGCTGCGAGGTGAGGCAAACGTCGGATACGGGACACTCGCGAATTCAATGACAGTCCATCTCAACACGCAAGCGGACCTCGAGGACGCCGTCCACGCTCTGGTTCGTATCGATCCCAGGCTCGGTCCCGTCGCTGACGTCGCCGGGATGCCGTCCCTGCGGCGGCGCGAACCCGGCTTCGCGGGTCTCGCGGCCATCGTCTGCGGTCAGCAATTGTCGACCAAGGCCGCTGCGGCCATCTGGGGCCGCGTCAGCACCACATTCGATCCGTTTCATCACGACGCGCTGAAAAGTGCGCGCGCGGACCGGCTCGGGCGTCTGGGCCTGTCAGCGGCGAAGATCAAGTCGCTCAAGTTCATCGCACGCGAACTGAGCGCAGAGCGGCTTAATCTTGAAGTGCTCGCCGAAGAAGACGCCGATGCAGCGCATGCGACGCTGACCAAGCTGCACGGCATCGGCCCATGGACCGCCGACATCTACCTGCTGTTTTGCCTCGGTCACGGCGATGCGTGGCCCGCCGGCGATCTCGCGATCCAGGAAGCGATGCGGATCGGGCTTGGATTGAAAGCTCGCCCCACGGTGAAGGAGATGCAGCCGCTGGCGGAGCCATGGCGGCCGCTGCGCGGCGCGGCGGCGCATCTGTGGTGGTCGTATTATCACGCGATCAAAAAACGCGAGGGCGTGATCGCAGGAACAGCGAAGACTCCTGCAACTGCCCCTGTGAAGAAAAAACCTGCGCCAAAAGCAAAGTCCGTTTCAAACACCAAACCAGTTTTAAACAAATCCCGCGTCGCAAAATCGTCAGCGAAGCCGGCGAAGAATGCGCTACGTAAGAAAGCAGCGAAGACAACGGGAGCGCGGAAATGACGTCGGCCACTCAGTTCATTGTAGGACGTAACGATCTGGCGAAGTGCAGACTGGTCGAAGTGCCGTTGCCGAGCGTGACGCAACTGCCCGAGAACGCGCTGCTGGTGAAGGTCGATCGTTTCGCATTCACCGCGAACAACATCACCTATGCGATGCTGGGCGACCAGTTGAAGTATTGGCATCTGTTTCCCGCGCCGGAAGGGTTCGGCAACATTCCGGTGTGGGGTTTCGGGCGTGTCATCGAATCGCGCCATCCCGATATCGCCGTCGGCGAAGTCCTGTTCGGCTATCTGCCGATGGCCACGCACCTGGTGATCGAGGCGGCCGACGTTAAGAAGACCGGCTTCCGCGACGCCGCCGCGCACCGGCAAAGCGTCTCGCCGGTCTACAATGCGTATTCCCGCGTGACCGGCGACCCGGCATTCGAAGGCCGCAATGGCGACTATCAGGCGCTGCTGCGCCCGCTGTTCATGCTGTCGTTCCTGGTGGACGACTTCCTCGCTGACAAGGATTTCTTCGGCGCGACAAGCGTCATCCTCTCCAGCGCATCGAGCAAGACGGCGTTCGGGCTGGCGTGGCTGCTGCATACCCACCGCAAGCCCGTGCGCGTGATCGGCCTCACCAGCGCAGGCAACGTGGATTTCG is from Afipia massiliensis and encodes:
- a CDS encoding electron transfer flavoprotein subunit alpha/FixB family protein; its protein translation is MATLLIAEHDHATLKDSTNKALTAAVALGAEVHVLVAGGGEGTKAAAEAASKLTGVTKVLLAENASLEHDLAEPLAALIVSLAGSYDAFVAPATSRFKNVMPRVAALLDVMQISEIIKVVSPDTFERPIYAGNAIQTVKSKDAKKVITVRTSTFAAAGDGGSASVENAAAAADPALSSFVGEEVAKSDRPELTSAKIIVSGGRAMQSRENFTKYIEPLADKLGAGVGASRAAVDAGYAPNDWQVGQTGKVVAPELYIAIGISGAIQHLAGMKDSKVIVAINKDEDAPIFQVADYGLVADLYQVVPELTAAL
- a CDS encoding electron transfer flavoprotein subunit beta/FixA family protein codes for the protein MKVLVPVKRVVDFNVKVRVKSDGTGVELANVKMSMNPFDEIAVEEALRLKEAGKATEVVVVSIGPAQASETIRTGLAMGADRGILVKAEGTVEPLGVAKILKAIVDEEKPGLVILGKQAIDDDSNQTGQMLAALLGWSQATFASKLEVDGSDFKVTREVDGGLQTVKVKGPAIVTTDLRLNEPRYASLPNIMKAKKKPIDEKTADSFGVDLSPRLEVLKTTEPPGRKAGVKVKDVAELVSKLKEVGAL
- a CDS encoding cob(I)yrinic acid a,c-diamide adenosyltransferase, which produces MVILNRIYTRTGDDGTTALGSGERRPKYDLRVSAYGTVDETNAVIGVARLHLAQAPAIDAMLGRVQNDLFDLGADLAVPQREGKAERLRVLTTQVERLEQDIDALNADLAPLNSFILPGGTPAAAYLHMARTVCRRAERMVVELASQPDEPVSDAALQYLNRLSDFLFVAGRSVNDNGARDVLWVPGQNR
- a CDS encoding twin transmembrane helix small protein — protein: MTSFLSSIALPIALAAVTIVLMLGLFNMMRGGSPNTSQRLMRLRVLLQFIAIVIAMLAVWALGKS
- a CDS encoding YihY/virulence factor BrkB family protein, which translates into the protein MRLIRDAFNIALDAFYTFLADDGWAIASHIALSALMALFPFLIVITALAGVFGSKDLADRAAEMMLDTWPSQVADALSGEIHNVLTQSHGGTLTIGLVLAIYFASNGVESLRVGLNRSYSVVEQRSWYWLRLESIGYTMVAAVMSLAMAFLIVLGPLILATARRYIPLLVEPNENLLNILRYGLTIFALVAALIILHKWLPAGTRKLREIMPGIVVTMLASLVSGVMFGKYLERFASNYVTTYAGLASVMIALVFLYFIAAIFIYGGELNASIVKWQKSKAASREEERSPARAG
- a CDS encoding ATP-binding protein — protein: MAAKSRVKRSLKTRGKDGAKTPARKPRVAKKARAKKAASKKISLKKAVAKPPAKRRAKRPDLESRIVEAALAAFAHEVRTPLTGILAISSLLATSELGERERRWVDTIKVGAEHLAALATLFVDAARHDTAGLAVRQDFFDLQALSQAIGDSLAGRAAAKGLRSQVEIAAKLPVFVIGDPVRLRAALENLIDNAVKFTQQGTVALDVSVKAGAGDRLSIAFAVSDSGIGLSLAEIRRLFKPFSQANVSIASRFGGAGLGLSSVKQLARAMGGDITATQRSGGGMTFVLTVAVKRAKELTAAPGSDMPPRASQGLRILSIEDNPFGRVVLNAILTELGHQAEFIGRGEAAPERIAQGDFDAVLMDMVLPGIDGVEAIRRVRALEGPHGRIAIIGVSGRAEDEDASRAAGADAFLTKPVSPRALATALLHAKRP
- the gluQRS gene encoding tRNA glutamyl-Q(34) synthetase GluQRS — encoded protein: MPPPVFRFAPSPNGFLHLGHARSALLNFDLARQSGGRLLLRIEDIDATRCRPEYEQAIYEDLAWLGIAWEEPVRRQSEHLELYREAVDRLARDGLIYPAFESRAEIARMVGEKERTGAWPRDPDGAPVYPGIGRQLTEVERAQRIRAEVPYALRLDMTAAVARTTGVLSWREQGAGPDGETGDVPARPEQWGDVILARKDTPTSYHLAVVIDDALQGVTHIVRGQDLFWATGVHRLLQELLGLPQPVYHHHALVLDEAGQKLSKSTRSTALQDLRAGGTTLAEVRRLVGINPS
- a CDS encoding DNA-3-methyladenine glycosylase family protein, whose translation is MTVHLNTQADLEDAVHALVRIDPRLGPVADVAGMPSLRRREPGFAGLAAIVCGQQLSTKAAAAIWGRVSTTFDPFHHDALKSARADRLGRLGLSAAKIKSLKFIARELSAERLNLEVLAEEDADAAHATLTKLHGIGPWTADIYLLFCLGHGDAWPAGDLAIQEAMRIGLGLKARPTVKEMQPLAEPWRPLRGAAAHLWWSYYHAIKKREGVIAGTAKTPATAPVKKKPAPKAKSVSNTKPVLNKSRVAKSSAKPAKNALRKKAAKTTGARK
- a CDS encoding DUF2855 family protein, whose protein sequence is MTSATQFIVGRNDLAKCRLVEVPLPSVTQLPENALLVKVDRFAFTANNITYAMLGDQLKYWHLFPAPEGFGNIPVWGFGRVIESRHPDIAVGEVLFGYLPMATHLVIEAADVKKTGFRDAAAHRQSVSPVYNAYSRVTGDPAFEGRNGDYQALLRPLFMLSFLVDDFLADKDFFGATSVILSSASSKTAFGLAWLLHTHRKPVRVIGLTSAGNVDFVTSLGCYDDVVTYDKIESMPDQPVAFVDMAGNPELRTRLHRHFGDRMVYSGRVGLTHQDAAPDDDSLPGAKPTWFFAPDQIRKRAKEWGPGGIDQRFGAVWSGFTTAMGPKLDVMESRGSDAVQRIYLDTLKGRVKPAQAHMLSMAD